cgccttccgggTACAAgtagttctcctacctcagcctcctgaggagcagggattacaggcatgcgccaccacccccggctagtttttgtatttttagtagagacggggtttcaccatgttggtcaggctggtctcgaacccctgacctcgtgatccgcccgccttggcctcccaaagtgctgggattacagtagtgagTCACTGCGCCCCGCGAGAGAATAGTCATTTTTACAGCAacaaagttgtgtgtgtgtttttttaaatcttgggGCTGTTGAATCCATCAGTAGCAAAGGGGCCCAACACGTGTTTGGTTTGGCAGGGTCGATGTTTTTTTCACGAGTGAATTGGATGCTTCCAGTCCTCCCCAGACCCCTGCACTTAACTCTACTGGACTTCACTCTTCGGGCCTGGGAACCGGTGGTCCGGCCCCCGGCAGCTTCTGTCCGGCCCCCGGCAGCTTCTGTCCCGCCCCCGCCGTGGCTCCGCCCCCTTCTCTCCGGCccgcctctctctcctccctccgcCCTCCCGTTTTCCATCTGTCGTAAAAGACACGGCGACGCTTGACGGCCGGCGGCGTTTGACGGCTGGAGGCCACtgagaagaaggaggaagcagCGGTGGCGGCTGCTGCGGCGGTTGCAGCGGGGGCCGGGGTGGGCGCCGCGGTCCGGGCCCGGCAGTGAGGCGCGGGCGGCCGGGCCGGTGGGCTGGGCGGCGGGCCCAGCGGCCGCCCCCGCGCCCTTGCCCGCGCCTGGCGGCCCGATGTGGCTGCAGCAGCGGCTCAAGGGGCTGCCGGGACTGCTGTCGAGCAGCTGGGCCCGCCGCCTCCTCTGCCTGCTCggcctcctgctgctgcttttgtGGTTTGGGGGGTCCGGCgcgcggcgggcggcgggcggcctGCACCTGCTTCCCTGGTCCCGCGGTGAACCGGGCGCCGCCGAGCCGTCTGCCTGCCTGGAGGCGGCCACCCGCGCCTGGCGCGGCCTGCGGGAGCGCGGCGAGGCGGTACCGCTGGGCCCTGGAGTGCCAGCCCTGGTGGCTAACGGCTTCCTGGCTCTGGACGTGGCCGCCAACCGGTTGTGGGTGACCCCCGGGGAGCGAGAGCCCGCCGTGGCGCCGGACTTCGTGCCCTTTGTGCAGCTGCGCCCGCTGAGCGCCCTGGCTGAAGCTGGAGAGGCGGTGCTGCTGTTGCGGGAGGGGCTGCTGCGCCGCGTGCGTTGCCTGCAGCTCGGGTCCCCAGGTCCTGGCCCCGTGGCCGCCGGCCCCGGGCCCGCCTCCGTCTCTGGCCTTGCCGCGGGGTCTGGCCGCGACTGCGTGCTGCTGCAAGAGGACTTTCTGGTGCACCGGGGCCGACCCCACGTCTACCTGCAGCGCATCCAGCTCAACAACCCCACGGAGCGCGTGGCCGCGTTGCAGACTGTGGGGCCCACTGCCGGCCCAGCCCCCAAGGCCTTCACCAGTACCCTAGAGAAGGTCGGAGACCATCAATTCCTCCTCTACTCAGGCCGGTCCCCGCCTACGCCCACTGGGTTGGTGCACCTGGTGGTGGTGGCCGCCAAGAAGCTAGTGGACCGCCTCCAAGTGGCTCCCAAGACGCAGCTGGATGAGACGGTGCTGTGGGTGGTACACGTCTCTGGCCCCATTAACTCCCAGGTGCTCAAAAGCAAAGCAGCCAAGGAGCTCAAGGCACTGCAGGACTTGGCCCGGAAGGAAATGCTGGAGCTCTTGGAGATGCCAGCCGCGGAGCTTCTTCAAGACCACCAGCTCCTCTGGGCTCAGCTCTTCAGCCCAGGTGAGTCCTGGTCAGCACTTGGTCCACCCTAGTTATGTCCCTCCAAAATCTGCAGAGGTAACACTGAAGGTGATGATGGGGTGGTTAAAACTTGGGCTTGGCGTTTCACCAGAGGTTGAATCTCTGCTCAACTGCCTAGTGTCTGTGCGACTTTGGGATTCGTCGCCTAATCTCTCTGGGCCTGTATTTAATAACAATAACGCCTACCTCAGAAGGTTTTTATGAGACTGTAGTGGAAATTTGAGTGTAAAGGTCAGGTCTTTCTGTTATTTGTtctgggaggtggggcctgatttGAGCAGAGGGAAGTGTTTTAGAGTCAGTTTGCAGAGGTGAAACCAGCAGGTGGATCCTGATTCTTTGCTCAGCTCTGCAGTCGGCCTGGTGACAGATGGGGACTTCTTGACATAACCCCTGCTAGGCTG
This region of Macaca fascicularis isolate 582-1 chromosome 1, T2T-MFA8v1.1 genomic DNA includes:
- the KIAA2013 gene encoding uncharacterized protein KIAA2013 homolog isoform X2, with the translated sequence MWLQQRLKGLPGLLSSSWARRLLCLLGLLLLLLWFGGSGARRAAGGLHLLPWSRGEPGAAEPSACLEAATRAWRGLRERGEAVPLGPGVPALVANGFLALDVAANRLWVTPGEREPAVAPDFVPFVQLRPLSALAEAGEAVLLLREGLLRRVRCLQLGSPGPGPVAAGPGPASVSGLAAGSGRDCVLLQEDFLVHRGRPHVYLQRIQLNNPTERVAALQTVGPTAGPAPKAFTSTLEKVGDHQFLLYSGRSPPTPTGLVHLVVVAAKKLVDRLQVAPKTQLDETVLWVVHVSGPINSQVLKSKAAKELKALQDLARKEMLELLEMPAAELLQDHQLLWAQLFSPGVEMKKITDTHTPSGLTVNLTLYYMLSCSPAPLLSPSLSHRERDQMESTLNYEDHCFSGHATMHAENLWPGRLSSVQQILQLSDLWRLTLQKRGCKGLVKVGAPGILQGMVLSFGGLQFTENHLQFQADPDVLHNSYALHGIRYKNDHINLAVLADAEGKPYLHVSVESRGQPVKIYACEAGCLDEPVELTSAPTGHTFSVMVTQPITPLLYISTDLTHLQDLRHTLHLKAILAHDEHMAQQDPGLPFLFWFSVASLITLFHLFLFKLIYNEYCGPGAKPLFRSKVGSRCLVETRDLGLALSPVSRKGLAWRGGVRPGQEWVS
- the KIAA2013 gene encoding uncharacterized protein KIAA2013 homolog isoform X1 — protein: MWLQQRLKGLPGLLSSSWARRLLCLLGLLLLLLWFGGSGARRAAGGLHLLPWSRGEPGAAEPSACLEAATRAWRGLRERGEAVPLGPGVPALVANGFLALDVAANRLWVTPGEREPAVAPDFVPFVQLRPLSALAEAGEAVLLLREGLLRRVRCLQLGSPGPGPVAAGPGPASVSGLAAGSGRDCVLLQEDFLVHRGRPHVYLQRIQLNNPTERVAALQTVGPTAGPAPKAFTSTLEKVGDHQFLLYSGRSPPTPTGLVHLVVVAAKKLVDRLQVAPKTQLDETVLWVVHVSGPINSQVLKSKAAKELKALQDLARKEMLELLEMPAAELLQDHQLLWAQLFSPGVEMKKITDTHTPSGLTVNLTLYYMLSCSPAPLLSPSLSHRERDQMESTLNYEDHCFSGHATMHAENLWPGRLSSVQQILQLSDLWRLTLQKRGCKGLVKVGAPGILQGMVLSFGGLQFTENHLQFQADPDVLHNSYALHGIRYKNDHINLAVLADAEGKPYLHVSVESRGQPVKIYACEAGCLDEPVELTSAPTGHTFSVMVTQPITPLLYISTDLTHLQDLRHTLHLKAILAHDEHMAQQDPGLPFLFWFSVASLITLFHLFLFKLIYNEYCGPGAKPLFRSKEDPSV